A stretch of DNA from Micromonospora sp. WMMD1155:
GCCTCGCCGGCAAGGACAAGATCGCCATCCAGCGGATCGCCAACACCTGCGTGAGCTACTTCCAGACCTGCCAGGAGTCGTGGCACCCGAACGCCACCGGGCACCAGGTGCTCGGTGCGTGCCTGAGCGGCGCTGCCACCACCAGCGCCCGGTCGGTGGCCTGCGTACGCGCCGGCAACGGAACGATCTCCGTCTCCTGAACCGGCTCGTCAGCCGGAGGGCTCCGCCGCCGGGCGGGGCCCTCCGTCGCGTCCCACCGGCTGCGGCTACCCGCCGGTAACGTCGGGTCGTAAGCTGAGCCGATGAACGGGGAGCCGGAGTACGCGCAGGAGTTCGTCGACGTCGACGGTGGCCGGTTGGGTCTGCACGTCTATCCGGAGCCGCCCGGCACGACGGACGCCCCGGTGGTGGTGATCTGGCCCGCCATGGGGGTCCGCGCCCGCTACTACCGGCCCTTCGCCGCCGAACTACGCGCCGCCGGCCTGGCCGTCGTCGTGGCCGACCTCCGTGGCACCGGCACGAGCACCCCCGCGCCGAGCCGGGCCGACCGGTACGGCTACTCGGAGCTGGCCGGCGACATCGGCGCCGTCCTGGCGGCGCTCAAGCCCCGACTCGACGGACGCCGCCGGCTCCTGCTCGGGCACTCCCTCGGCGGGCAGGCCGCGCTGCTGCATCTCGCCCTGCGCGGCGAAGACGAGGTGGACGGGCTGGCGCTGATCGCGGTCGGCATCCCGTACTGGCGAAGCTATCCGGGTCGGCGGGGCCTCGGCGTGCTGCCGTACACCCAGGGGATCGCCGCCACCGCGGCGCTGCTGCGGGTCTGGCCGGGCTGGGGCTTCGGCGGCCGGCAGGCGCGCGGCGTCATCCGCGACTGGGCCCACACCGCGCGGACCGGCCGTTTCCCGCGCCTCGACGGCGCGGACACCGAAGCGGCGGTACGCGCGGTGCGAACCCCGGTGCTCGCCGTCAGCGTGGACGCCGACCAGTTCACCCCGCACGAGACGATGGACCATCTCTGCGCGAAGCTCACCGGCGCCCCGGTGACCCGGGAGCGCTACACCCGGGAGCAGGCCGGTGCGCCACTGGACCACTTCACCTGGGTCCGGGCGAGCACGCGGCTGGCGCGGCGGATCGCCGAGTTCGTCGACGACCTGCCGCCCCGCTGAGACGTACCGGCCGATCCGGCCGGGCGGCTCACTCGTCCTGGTCCAGCGGCACCAGCTCGTCGTCGCGTTCCACCTGGATCGCGGCGTGGTCCCTGCGCGGCGCGACCTCAGCCGTGTTCCGGTGCGGGTCGTTGTCGGGGTGCATGAGCACGGCGTCTGTTTTGGGGGTCTTCTCCCGGCTCTCGTCCGGCTGCGACATCGCGTTCCCCTCTCGTCGGCGTCGCTTGCGGAGGTACCCGCCATCGCGCGAAGGACTCCTGCCGGGGGCGACCCGACCCACGACGCCCGCAACGTCCCCCACCTGCCGGTACGGCAGCGGATCGGCCCGTGCGGGGCGGGGTTAGCCGCCCGAGCGGCGGGTAAGCCGCACCGCCCGACACGGCGGAAGGGGATCACATGTCCGAACGGCACACCGCACTGCGTTCGATGCACGATCTGGGCCTGGCGGCCTGGTTCGGCGGCTCCCTCATGGGTGCCTTCGGCGTCAACGGCGCAGCGGCGAAGATCAGCGACTCGACCCAGCGACTCCCGGTCGCGTCGGCGGGATGGTCCAAGTGGACCCCGGTCAACGCGGCGGCGATCGGCGCCCACCTGGCCGGCGCGGTCGGCGAACTGGTGACGGAGAGCCCACGGGTGGCGGCACAGTCCGGCGTCGGCCGCGCCAGCGCCATCAAGACCGCGTTGACGATCGGCGCGCTGGCGGTGACCGGCTACAGCCGACTGGTCGGCATGCGATTGGAGAAGGCCGGCGGCCCGTCGGTGAGCGGCGCCACTGAGCCGAACCACCAGACGCCGGCCGGCGTGGCCTCCTCGCAGCGGCAGATGAAGCTGCTCCAGTGGGCCATCCCGGCGCTGACCGGGACCCTGGTGGTGGTCACCGCGTACATGGGTGAGCAGCAGAAGCCGGGGCAGGTGTTCCGGGGGATGCTCGGCCGGGCCGGTGGGATGAGGGGCGCCTCGAAGACGATGATCAAGATGGCCGGGATGAGCAACGGCAAGCGGCCGATGGCGATGGCCGGACGCTGAACGTCGGACCGGTGAGCGTCCCGCCGCCACCTCGACGGCGGGGCGCTCTCCGGCCCTCCGCGGGCTCGTCGGCGTGACGACGGTGGCCCGCGGCGACGCGGACGCGCAGGACGGCACATCGTCCCGTTCGGTCCGCCGCTTTCGGCGGACGCGCGGGGACGGCACATCGTCCGCCGGTTCCGGCGGACCGACGAGCGGGGTGGCCATGGCGGCGCACGAGGGACGCAGGGGCGACGACGACCGGCTGGAGCCGGAGGCGGTGAATCCGTGGGGCACCGGCGACGGCTTCGACGCCGACGCGCCCTGGGGCACTGACGAGGACTCGCCGATGGACGAGGGCAGCGAGGAGACCGCGGTGCCCGAGGGACGGCGCGGGGAGCGGCGCGCGGGCGCCCCGACGGGCCGCCACGACCCGGCCGGACGGCACGGTTTCGGCTCGGTGGAACCCACCCGTGCCCCGATGGCCGGACCGGGCGCCCCACCGGATCCCGCGCCCAGCGGACGGACCTTCCCCGACGACGCCGACATCGGCGAGTCGACGCAGGACGCGTTGCGCGCCCGGGGCCGGCGCTCCTAGGAGCCGTCAGCCGGTGGCCGACGTGGCCGGCGCCCGGTCGTCGATCATCGTCTCGTGGAGCAGTTGCGCCAGCCGGGTGGCATCGCGTTGGGCCTGCCCGGCGCAGCAGTTGTTGAACAGCACGTGCAGGTCGTCGGCGTCGGCGGCCACCTCGGCCAGCAGCCCGGCCCAGTGCCGGAGTTCGTCCTCGGCGTACGCGTACCGGAACTTCTCCTGCTTGTCACCGCCGCCCCACGCCGCACTGTGGCCATGGAACCGGACGATCGCCGGCTGCGCCGTCGTGGTCAGGATCGGGGGCACCGACGAGGGGTGCCCCTGCGGCATGTCCACGCAGACCAGGGACAGGTCGTGTTCGCGCAACAGATCCAGCGTGTCCGCTGCCGCCGGGCCGTCGAACCAGGACCCGTGCCGCAGCTCCACGCCGACCCGCCACGGCCGGCAGCGCTGCGCCAGCTCCACGATCCGGCGCTCGGCGGCGGCGCTGCGCACCAGCCACGGCGGAAACTGCACCATCACCGCGCCCAGCTTGCCGGCCGCCGCGATCGGGTCGAGGGCCGCACGGAAGCGGGCCCACAGCTCGTCGTACGCCTGCGGCGGCAGGTCGCGTCGGCGGATCCGGCTCGGGCCGGCGGCCGGGCGTAGGTCCCGGGGCAGCGCGGCGACCGGCGTCGGGTGACCGGTGAAGAGGCTGAAGGCCTTGACGTCGAACGTGAAGTCGTCCGGAGTGGCGTCGACCCAGCCGTGGGTGGTCTCGGGGACCGGGACCGCGTAGTAGGACGTGTCCACCTCGACCAGTGGGAACCGCCCCGCGTAGAAGCCCAGCCGGCGGGCCGGCGTGTTGGCCGATCGCGGGTACCACCCGGAGCGCAGCAACGACTGGTCCGCCCAGGACGACGTGCCCACCTTGATGACACCCATGTCATTCAGTGGACAACCACGGGCGTGGATCGGCAACCGCTGGCGGTGTCGGGGCCGGAAAGTGTCGGTGCCCCGTTCTACGGTGACACCCGAGGTTCGAACGGACAGCGACGAGGGGTGGCGCCATGACCGGCATCGAGCAGCTCACCGGTGAGCGGGCCGATCTGCTAGAGACACTGCGCAAGCACCGGGGCTTCCTCCTGCACACGGTCAACGGGCTCACCGACGAGCAGGCGGCGGCCCGTCCCACCGTCAGCGGGCTCTGCCTCGGTGGCCTCGTCAAGCACGTGACCAACGTCGAGCACCGCTGGATGCTCTTCGCCGAGGGCGGCGCGGAGGCGATGGAGCGCGCCGAGGTCGACTGGGTCGGTCAGTTCCGGATGGCACCGGGCGAGACCCTGGCCGGGCTGGTCGCACGTTTCCAGGAGGTGGCCGACCACACCGACGAGCTGCTCACGACCCTCGACCTGGACGCGGCGCACCCGTTGCCGCAGGCGCCCTGGTTCGAGCCGGGCGCGAGCTGGACGGTTCGGCGGGTGTTGCTGCACCTGATCGCCGAGACGTCCCAGCACGCGGGGCACGCCGACATCCTGCGGGAGTCGATCGACGGCGCCCGGACCATGGGCTGACGGACGTCTCTCGGCCACTCAAGGCAGGCGGTGGCGGTGCGCTGTGGTCCGGTCCCTCGCGTACGCGT
This window harbors:
- a CDS encoding DUF72 domain-containing protein codes for the protein MGVIKVGTSSWADQSLLRSGWYPRSANTPARRLGFYAGRFPLVEVDTSYYAVPVPETTHGWVDATPDDFTFDVKAFSLFTGHPTPVAALPRDLRPAAGPSRIRRRDLPPQAYDELWARFRAALDPIAAAGKLGAVMVQFPPWLVRSAAAERRIVELAQRCRPWRVGVELRHGSWFDGPAAADTLDLLREHDLSLVCVDMPQGHPSSVPPILTTTAQPAIVRFHGHSAAWGGGDKQEKFRYAYAEDELRHWAGLLAEVAADADDLHVLFNNCCAGQAQRDATRLAQLLHETMIDDRAPATSATG
- a CDS encoding alpha/beta fold hydrolase; protein product: MNGEPEYAQEFVDVDGGRLGLHVYPEPPGTTDAPVVVIWPAMGVRARYYRPFAAELRAAGLAVVVADLRGTGTSTPAPSRADRYGYSELAGDIGAVLAALKPRLDGRRRLLLGHSLGGQAALLHLALRGEDEVDGLALIAVGIPYWRSYPGRRGLGVLPYTQGIAATAALLRVWPGWGFGGRQARGVIRDWAHTARTGRFPRLDGADTEAAVRAVRTPVLAVSVDADQFTPHETMDHLCAKLTGAPVTRERYTREQAGAPLDHFTWVRASTRLARRIAEFVDDLPPR
- a CDS encoding DinB family protein, producing the protein MTGIEQLTGERADLLETLRKHRGFLLHTVNGLTDEQAAARPTVSGLCLGGLVKHVTNVEHRWMLFAEGGAEAMERAEVDWVGQFRMAPGETLAGLVARFQEVADHTDELLTTLDLDAAHPLPQAPWFEPGASWTVRRVLLHLIAETSQHAGHADILRESIDGARTMG